A genomic window from Silene latifolia isolate original U9 population chromosome Y, ASM4854445v1, whole genome shotgun sequence includes:
- the LOC141630051 gene encoding uncharacterized protein LOC141630051 translates to MLRVKYHPVDWHSIVWNKMAIPKHRFICWLIAREALQVKMKLFGLGIVPDAVCLLCGNADETHVHLFQQCLYSRTILLEMARLCHVVLPSTDILRWIWMQKWSKHRRGVLLCAFMACFYFIWLQRNRARVEHSLVKPVDVVRLARNVTKMRICTFHNKMDILDRQWLESIDVC, encoded by the coding sequence ATGTTGAGAGTGAAGTATCATCCTGTTGATTGGCATAGTATTGTGTGGAACAAGATGGCAATTCCCAAGCATAGATTCATCTGTTGGCTTATTGCCAGAGAAGCTTTGCAGGTTAAAATGAAGCTGTTTGGTTTGGGTATTGTTCCTGATGCTGTTTGCTTGCTATGTGGGAATGCTGATGAGACACATGTGCATTTATTCCAGCAGTGCCTGTATAGCAGAACTATCTTGTTAGAAATGGCTCGTTTGTGCCATGTTGTCCTCCCATCTACTGATATTCTTAGATGGATCTGGATGCAGAAATGGTCTAAGCATAGAAGAGGTGTTCTACTGTGTGCTTTCATGGCTTGTTTCTACTTCATTTGGTTGCAGAGGAATAGAGCAAGGGTGGAGCACTCCCTGGTCAAGCCTGTTGATGTAGTTAGGTTGGCTAGGAATGTTACTAAGATGAGAATTTGTACTTTCCATAACAAAATGGATATCCTTGATAGGCAATGGTTAGAAAGTATTGATGTTTGTTAA